The proteins below come from a single Pseudomonas chlororaphis genomic window:
- a CDS encoding TonB-dependent receptor: MSAVVPLRLRPAFAGWRPLLNLSLLLSLSASPFFIASSQAEEAARRSYQVPAGSLGTALTRFAGLAGVNLSVDPALVSGRNSAGLSGEYGVEEGFARLLQGSGLQLQPVGEQAYILMPAPQGGSLQLAPTSILGANGATDAPVYAGGQVARRGSQGLLGSRDFMETPFSMTTYTSEAVKNQQARTLGDLIASDPSVRATNPAGGRYEQFTIRGLSLFNSDVAYNGLYGVLPTYTIDMEMADRVDILKGPTQLINGISPRGSVGGGINVVPKRATDTPINSFTGSYASNNQLGGAVDVGRRFGEENQFGLRFNGVKQSGDTEWDHQSVDREMAVLGLDFRGERLRLSTDIGHTERDTDAPQERVQVGANAQVPHASDVRSNYAQAWSKARTTDTFGAVNAEFDVNDAVMLYGGVGARKSNHDFLRHAVSVTNDAGDFTVSPRDFTRDENVRTATAGVRNWFHTGPVSHEVNLAASYFYMDFTNGGARYANGRSNLYDPVDTPTPGTPTRQDDKVYTENRFSGVALSDTLGFFDDRLLLTLGARWQRVKVDDWSNDVKGVTAYDEEKVSPSGGILFKATDKLSLYANYMEGLSQGKIAPSTSVNEDEIFPPFISRQVEVGAKYDTGPFAMTAAVFRIKQPAYATDATTRVFGPNGKRENTGVELSVFGEPLKGTRLLGGVMFIDSELTNTTGGTFDGNRAPATPKYNVNLGAEWDVPTVQGLTLTSRGIYSSSQYLDPSNDKEIDSWVRFDVGARYGFKVDDKRVTLRANVENVADKRYWSSAGASDDSEPGLTLSTPRTYLLSATVDF, from the coding sequence ATGTCCGCAGTTGTACCGTTGCGTTTGCGCCCGGCCTTCGCCGGCTGGCGCCCGCTGTTGAACCTCAGCCTCCTGCTGAGTCTGAGCGCCAGCCCTTTCTTCATCGCTTCAAGCCAGGCCGAGGAGGCCGCTCGGCGCAGCTACCAGGTGCCTGCCGGCAGCCTGGGCACGGCGCTGACCCGGTTTGCCGGGCTGGCGGGCGTCAACCTGTCGGTGGACCCGGCGTTGGTGAGTGGGCGCAACAGCGCCGGGCTCTCGGGCGAGTACGGGGTCGAAGAAGGCTTCGCCCGGCTGCTGCAAGGGTCCGGCCTGCAATTGCAACCGGTGGGTGAGCAGGCCTACATCCTGATGCCCGCGCCTCAAGGCGGCAGCCTGCAACTGGCGCCGACCTCGATCCTTGGGGCCAACGGTGCGACGGACGCCCCCGTGTACGCCGGCGGCCAGGTCGCACGGCGCGGTTCCCAAGGCCTGCTGGGGTCGCGGGACTTCATGGAAACGCCGTTCAGCATGACCACCTACACCAGCGAAGCGGTCAAGAACCAGCAGGCCCGTACCCTCGGTGACTTGATCGCCAGCGACCCATCGGTGCGCGCCACCAACCCGGCGGGCGGACGCTACGAACAGTTCACCATTCGCGGGCTCAGCCTGTTCAACAGCGATGTCGCCTACAACGGCCTGTACGGAGTCCTGCCGACCTACACCATCGACATGGAGATGGCCGATCGCGTCGATATCCTCAAGGGGCCGACCCAGCTCATCAACGGTATCTCGCCGAGGGGAAGCGTCGGTGGCGGGATCAACGTGGTGCCCAAGCGGGCCACCGACACCCCCATCAACTCGTTCACCGGCAGCTATGCCTCCAACAATCAACTGGGCGGCGCGGTGGATGTTGGCCGGCGTTTCGGTGAGGAGAACCAGTTCGGCCTGCGTTTCAATGGCGTGAAGCAGTCCGGCGACACCGAATGGGACCACCAGAGCGTCGACCGTGAGATGGCGGTGCTGGGCCTGGATTTTCGCGGTGAACGCCTGCGGCTCTCGACGGACATCGGCCACACCGAGCGCGACACCGACGCCCCCCAGGAGCGTGTGCAGGTCGGCGCCAACGCTCAGGTGCCACACGCCAGCGATGTGCGCAGCAACTATGCCCAGGCCTGGAGCAAGGCGCGCACCACCGACACGTTCGGCGCGGTGAACGCCGAATTCGACGTCAACGATGCCGTCATGCTGTATGGCGGTGTGGGCGCACGCAAAAGCAACCACGACTTTCTCCGCCACGCTGTTTCAGTCACCAACGACGCCGGTGACTTCACCGTTTCGCCCCGCGACTTTACCCGTGACGAAAACGTCCGGACAGCCACCGCCGGCGTGCGCAACTGGTTCCACACCGGCCCTGTGAGCCATGAGGTCAACCTCGCGGCCAGCTACTTCTACATGGACTTCACCAACGGCGGCGCCCGCTATGCCAACGGTCGCAGCAACCTGTACGACCCGGTGGACACGCCAACGCCAGGCACGCCGACGCGCCAGGACGACAAGGTCTACACCGAGAACCGCTTCAGCGGCGTGGCGTTGTCCGACACCCTGGGCTTCTTCGATGACCGGCTGCTGTTGACCCTCGGTGCGCGCTGGCAGCGGGTCAAGGTCGATGACTGGTCGAACGACGTCAAGGGCGTGACCGCCTACGATGAAGAGAAGGTCTCGCCGTCCGGCGGTATTCTGTTCAAGGCGACCGACAAGCTGTCGCTGTATGCCAACTACATGGAAGGCCTCAGCCAGGGCAAGATTGCGCCCTCGACCTCGGTGAACGAGGATGAGATTTTCCCGCCGTTCATCAGCCGTCAGGTGGAAGTCGGCGCCAAGTACGATACCGGCCCGTTCGCCATGACCGCCGCCGTGTTCCGCATCAAGCAGCCGGCTTATGCCACCGACGCGACGACACGGGTCTTCGGCCCGAACGGCAAGCGCGAGAACACCGGAGTGGAACTGAGCGTGTTCGGCGAGCCGCTCAAAGGCACCCGCTTGCTCGGCGGGGTGATGTTCATCGACAGCGAATTGACCAATACCACGGGCGGGACCTTCGACGGCAACCGCGCGCCGGCGACGCCCAAGTACAACGTCAACCTGGGCGCCGAATGGGATGTGCCGACGGTGCAGGGCCTGACCTTGACCAGTCGCGGCATCTACTCCAGCTCGCAGTACCTGGACCCGTCCAACGACAAGGAAATCGATTCCTGGGTTCGTTTCGATGTCGGTGCACGCTATGGCTTCAAGGTCGACGACAAGCGTGTGACCCTGCGGGCCAACGTCGAGAACGTGGCCGACAAGCGCTATTGGAGTTCGGCCGGGGCCTCGGATGACAGCGAGCCGGGCTTGACGCTGTCGACGCCGCGCACCTACCTGCTGTCGGCGACGGTCGACTTCTAG
- a CDS encoding AraC family transcriptional regulator, which yields MSEKDTISIQLVREALLQSCAPGAASAEVLSKVGIDPALLDDPQARVPAHAYARLWRLLARRLDDEFFGMDPRKLRSGSLAFLCQCAMAQPTLAAGLTAGLGFLSLMLEHLPAQWVRQQSLAEIVLCEDDQAPQRAFTYFTYWMIVHGVACWLAGRRIPILSVELRCPAPDFCDDYRVMFSQNLRFDRPRTRMIFAAECLDLPIRRSPEELKRFLAHAPANILVKYRDPQSLASRIRHDLRQLPAEQWPETETLAQQLCVSASTLRRRLAEEGQTYQGLKDSVRRELAIAWLAEPAISFVEIATRLGFADASSFYKAFRKWSGSNPGHYRSLILNDAH from the coding sequence GTGTCTGAAAAAGACACCATCTCCATTCAATTGGTCCGCGAGGCGCTGCTGCAAAGCTGCGCCCCCGGTGCGGCCAGCGCCGAGGTGCTGAGCAAAGTCGGCATCGACCCGGCGCTGCTGGACGATCCTCAGGCGCGAGTGCCGGCCCATGCTTATGCGCGGCTCTGGCGCTTGCTGGCGCGGCGCCTGGATGACGAATTTTTCGGCATGGACCCGCGCAAGCTCAGGTCCGGCAGTCTGGCGTTTCTCTGCCAGTGCGCCATGGCCCAGCCGACGCTGGCGGCGGGGTTGACGGCCGGGCTGGGCTTTCTTTCGCTGATGCTCGAACACCTGCCGGCGCAGTGGGTGCGCCAGCAAAGCCTGGCGGAAATCGTCCTTTGCGAAGACGACCAGGCGCCGCAGCGGGCCTTTACCTATTTCACCTATTGGATGATCGTCCATGGCGTGGCCTGCTGGTTGGCGGGGCGCCGCATTCCGATTCTTTCCGTCGAACTGCGCTGCCCGGCGCCGGACTTCTGCGACGACTACCGGGTGATGTTTTCCCAGAACCTGCGCTTCGACCGGCCGCGCACGCGAATGATCTTCGCCGCCGAGTGCCTGGACTTGCCCATCCGACGCAGCCCCGAGGAACTCAAGCGGTTCCTGGCCCACGCCCCGGCCAATATCCTGGTCAAGTACCGCGACCCGCAGAGCCTGGCCAGCCGCATCCGCCACGACCTGCGGCAACTGCCCGCCGAACAGTGGCCGGAAACCGAAACCCTGGCCCAGCAGTTGTGCGTCTCGGCGTCCACCCTGCGTCGCCGCCTGGCAGAGGAGGGCCAGACGTATCAAGGCCTCAAGGACAGCGTGCGTCGAGAGTTGGCAATCGCCTGGCTGGCCGAGCCCGCCATCAGCTTCGTCGAGATCGCCACGCGCCTGGGCTTTGCCGACGCCAGTTCCTTCTACAAGGCGTTTCGCAAGTGGTCCGGGTCCAACCCTGGGCATTACCGGAGCCTGATTCTCAACGATGCCCACTGA
- a CDS encoding protein CapI encodes MKILVTGVAGFIGFHTARRLCRDGHQVIGIDNLNSYYSVELKHARLAQLATCSQFQFQRMDVADKPALLDLFARHAFDHVVHLAAQAGVRYSIDHPDVYAQSNLVGFLNVLEACRAHRPAHLVFASSSSVYGLNDRLPYSTDDPVDQPVSFYAATKRANELMAHAYSHLYGIPTTGLRFFTVYGPWGRPDMAPFKFTEAILGGRPLEVYNDGAMSRDFTYIDDIVEALVRLLPLPPAEAGTVRNKVYNIGFGAPVQLLQFIECLEESLGIRAIKHGMPLQAGDVVNTWADTRELEARVGFRPQVAVPVGVQAFVDWYRGYYGV; translated from the coding sequence ATGAAAATCCTGGTCACCGGTGTCGCCGGTTTCATCGGGTTCCATACCGCCAGGCGGCTATGCCGCGATGGCCATCAAGTCATTGGCATCGACAACCTCAACAGCTACTACAGCGTCGAGCTGAAACACGCCCGGCTCGCGCAGTTGGCCACGTGCAGTCAATTCCAGTTCCAGCGGATGGACGTGGCGGACAAGCCGGCGTTGCTAGATCTGTTCGCCCGGCATGCGTTCGACCATGTCGTCCACCTGGCCGCCCAGGCGGGGGTGCGCTATTCCATCGACCATCCCGACGTCTACGCGCAAAGCAACCTGGTGGGTTTCCTCAATGTGTTGGAAGCCTGTCGGGCCCATAGGCCGGCGCACCTGGTGTTCGCTTCGAGCAGCTCGGTCTATGGCTTGAATGATCGCCTGCCTTACAGCACGGATGACCCCGTCGACCAGCCGGTGTCCTTTTACGCGGCCACCAAGCGCGCCAACGAACTGATGGCCCACGCGTACTCGCACCTGTACGGCATTCCCACCACCGGCCTGCGCTTCTTTACCGTGTACGGGCCATGGGGACGCCCCGACATGGCGCCGTTCAAATTCACCGAGGCGATCCTGGGTGGCCGGCCTCTGGAGGTCTACAACGACGGCGCCATGTCGCGGGATTTCACCTACATTGACGACATCGTGGAGGCCCTTGTGCGGCTGTTGCCGTTGCCACCGGCCGAGGCGGGCACGGTGCGCAACAAGGTCTACAACATCGGGTTTGGCGCGCCGGTCCAGTTGCTGCAGTTCATCGAATGCCTGGAAGAGTCCCTGGGCATTCGTGCGATCAAGCATGGCATGCCGTTGCAGGCAGGCGACGTGGTCAACACCTGGGCGGACACCCGCGAGCTGGAAGCGCGCGTGGGCTTCCGGCCGCAGGTTGCGGTGCCTGTGGGCGTGCAGGCGTTCGTTGACTGGTACCGCGGCTATTACGGCGTCTAA
- a CDS encoding TetR family transcriptional regulator: protein MNEITSSETRDIILDVAEKLIYKSGIAATGMDLLVKTAGVSRKSIYRYFANKDDLIVAALKRRDERWMHWFSSEVDKAPTPAARLLNLFTVLKGWFDSEGFRGCAFINTSGETGDPEDPVRQLAKLHKQKLLDYVTRLCVDQGVENPDALARQLLILIDGAITVALVMGDHGAADQARDMLGSLLKLDESNA, encoded by the coding sequence ATGAATGAAATTACTAGCAGTGAAACACGAGACATCATTCTCGATGTCGCCGAAAAGTTGATCTATAAAAGTGGCATCGCGGCCACCGGCATGGACCTTCTGGTGAAAACCGCCGGCGTCTCGAGAAAAAGTATCTACCGTTACTTCGCCAATAAGGACGACCTGATCGTGGCCGCCCTCAAGCGCCGCGATGAACGCTGGATGCACTGGTTCAGCAGCGAGGTCGACAAGGCTCCGACCCCCGCCGCGCGCTTGCTCAACCTGTTCACCGTTCTCAAGGGCTGGTTCGACAGCGAGGGCTTTCGCGGTTGCGCGTTCATCAACACCAGCGGTGAGACCGGCGATCCCGAGGATCCGGTCCGCCAGTTAGCGAAGTTGCACAAACAGAAGTTGCTCGACTACGTCACCCGGCTGTGTGTCGACCAAGGTGTCGAAAACCCCGATGCGCTGGCTCGCCAACTGCTGATCCTGATCGACGGCGCCATCACCGTGGCGCTGGTGATGGGCGATCACGGCGCGGCCGACCAGGCCCGGGACATGCTGGGCAGCTTGCTGAAGCTGGACGAATCAAACGCATGA
- a CDS encoding RNA polymerase sigma factor, giving the protein MGDTASPTEHSLHALYRDHGSWLENWLRRRLGNAWDAADLRQDTFLRVLASSQALAELQEPRAYLLTVGKRLLSNFYTRRNLEQAYLDALASLPEACVPSPEQRWLLLETLHALDELLDGLPPVVRRAFLWSQLEGLGYREIAERLQVSERTVKRYMAQAYEHCLLVDF; this is encoded by the coding sequence ATGGGTGATACAGCTTCGCCGACGGAACACTCCCTCCACGCGTTGTACCGTGACCACGGCAGCTGGCTGGAAAACTGGTTGCGACGGCGCCTGGGCAATGCCTGGGATGCGGCGGACCTGCGCCAGGATACCTTCCTGCGCGTGCTCGCCAGCTCCCAGGCTTTGGCCGAGCTGCAGGAGCCTCGGGCCTACCTGCTGACGGTCGGCAAGCGACTGTTGAGCAACTTCTACACCCGGCGCAACCTGGAGCAGGCGTATCTCGACGCGTTGGCGAGCCTGCCCGAAGCCTGCGTACCGTCCCCCGAACAGCGTTGGTTGCTATTGGAAACCCTTCACGCCCTGGACGAACTGCTCGACGGCCTGCCGCCCGTGGTGCGGCGGGCCTTTCTCTGGAGCCAGCTCGAAGGCCTGGGCTACCGGGAGATTGCCGAGCGTTTGCAGGTGTCCGAGCGGACGGTCAAGCGCTACATGGCCCAGGCCTACGAACACTGCCTGCTGGTGGACTTTTGA
- a CDS encoding sugar ABC transporter substrate-binding protein, producing the protein MNRPGPTPEARDAARAAAHWLTLLESADAAFDTAALQRWRDSSLHHEAAWQKALRLRQRFAAVPASVGMATLDRPAMARRAVLKRALGVAALVPTAWLLGRELPLDVWRADLHTATGEQRRWSLADGSALQLNTDSAVNLDLATRRLILLRGEMALKVVGDAPLSIQSPYGLISVSRGEACLRLSEHECRVSVLSGAAQVQPLRGPLLGLEPGQQVDFQATGAGSVRRFDMLQLGWRDGVLTAQDQPLGDFLRDLARYRPGVLRWDEALESLRVTGSFRLENTDRILALLSASLPMDVHLRTRYWVTLTLRKNSA; encoded by the coding sequence TTGAACCGCCCAGGCCCAACACCTGAAGCCCGCGATGCCGCCCGGGCGGCGGCCCATTGGCTGACACTGCTGGAGTCGGCCGACGCGGCATTCGACACCGCCGCGTTGCAACGCTGGCGCGACAGCAGTCTTCATCACGAGGCGGCCTGGCAAAAGGCCCTGCGCTTGCGCCAGCGCTTCGCCGCGGTTCCGGCTTCCGTGGGCATGGCCACCCTCGATCGCCCGGCCATGGCCCGCCGTGCGGTGCTCAAGCGGGCACTGGGCGTCGCGGCCCTGGTGCCCACTGCCTGGTTGCTGGGGCGAGAGCTGCCACTGGATGTCTGGCGTGCCGACCTGCACACCGCCACCGGTGAGCAGCGACGCTGGTCGCTGGCCGATGGCAGCGCCTTGCAACTGAACACCGACAGCGCCGTGAACCTGGACCTCGCCACGCGACGCCTGATACTGCTGCGCGGCGAAATGGCCCTCAAGGTGGTGGGGGACGCGCCGCTGTCGATCCAGTCGCCCTATGGGTTGATCAGCGTCAGTCGGGGGGAAGCGTGCCTGCGCTTGAGCGAGCACGAATGCCGGGTGTCGGTGCTCAGCGGTGCGGCGCAGGTGCAACCGCTGCGCGGGCCGCTGTTGGGGCTGGAGCCGGGCCAGCAGGTCGACTTCCAGGCCACGGGCGCAGGTTCGGTGCGCCGCTTTGATATGTTGCAGTTGGGTTGGCGCGACGGCGTGCTGACGGCGCAGGACCAGCCACTGGGCGATTTCCTGCGGGACCTGGCCCGCTATCGCCCGGGTGTATTGCGCTGGGACGAAGCCTTGGAGTCGCTTCGCGTCACCGGCAGTTTCCGCCTGGAGAACACCGATCGGATCCTGGCGCTGCTCTCGGCCAGCCTGCCGATGGACGTGCACCTGCGCACCCGTTACTGGGTGACCCTGACGCTTCGAAAAAATAGTGCCTGA
- the pssA gene encoding phosphatidylserine synthase (catalyzes de novo synthesis of phosphatidylserine from CDP-diacylglycerol and L-serine which leads eventually to the production of phosphatidylethanolamine; bounds to the ribosome) produces the protein MPSLFKRSLLPKLRSFALTAEAVTILDGAAQFRRCLLEKIAQATQRIYIVALYLQQDEAGQEILDALHAAKAARPELDVVVVVDWLRAQRGLIGAKKQPGNSAWYQEQTRLHDSEVPIYGVPVQTRELFGVLHLKGFVIDDCVLYSGASLNNVYLHKFDKYRYDRYHLLHNTALADSMHHLVQHGLVTSRAVHRLDLPNLPSTRSLRKDIGDLRSRLKYAAYDTTAGSLDKSGLSVSPLLGVGKNNPLSRVIGELIASSRQQLTICTPYFNLPLAVTRELNRALARGVKIDIIVGDKTANDFYIPPSEPFKIIAALPYLYEISLRRFAKRHQRYIDSGQLNLHLWRDGDNTYHLKGMWVDERYTLLTGNNLNPRAFRLDLENALLLDDPKGELLEPRRTELEQIYRHTRRIERFLDLESLPDYPAAVAKFLKRVSRVRIERLLYRIL, from the coding sequence ATGCCGTCGCTTTTCAAACGCTCCCTGCTGCCCAAGCTGCGCAGCTTTGCACTGACCGCCGAGGCGGTGACCATCCTCGATGGCGCTGCCCAGTTCCGCCGTTGCCTGCTGGAGAAAATCGCCCAGGCTACCCAGCGCATTTATATCGTCGCCCTGTACCTGCAACAGGACGAAGCCGGCCAGGAAATCCTCGATGCCCTGCATGCCGCCAAGGCGGCCCGTCCGGAACTGGACGTGGTCGTGGTGGTGGACTGGCTGCGGGCCCAGAGGGGCCTGATCGGCGCGAAGAAGCAGCCGGGCAACTCGGCGTGGTACCAGGAACAAACCCGCCTGCACGACAGCGAAGTGCCGATCTACGGCGTACCGGTGCAGACCCGCGAGCTGTTCGGCGTGCTGCACTTGAAGGGCTTCGTGATCGACGACTGCGTGCTCTACAGCGGGGCCAGCCTGAACAACGTCTACTTGCACAAGTTCGACAAGTATCGTTACGACCGCTACCACCTGCTGCACAACACCGCGCTGGCCGATTCCATGCATCACCTGGTGCAACATGGCCTGGTCACCTCCAGGGCGGTGCATCGCCTGGACTTGCCTAACCTGCCCAGCACCCGCAGCCTGCGCAAGGACATCGGCGATTTGCGCAGCCGGTTGAAATACGCGGCCTATGACACCACCGCCGGCAGCCTCGACAAGAGTGGCCTGTCGGTCAGTCCGTTGCTGGGCGTGGGCAAGAACAACCCGCTGAGCCGGGTCATCGGCGAGTTGATCGCCAGCAGCCGCCAGCAACTGACCATCTGCACGCCATACTTCAACCTGCCGCTGGCCGTGACCCGCGAGCTCAATCGCGCCCTGGCCCGCGGGGTCAAGATCGATATCATCGTCGGCGACAAGACCGCCAACGATTTCTATATCCCGCCCAGCGAACCGTTCAAGATCATCGCGGCGTTGCCCTACCTGTATGAAATCAGCTTGCGGCGCTTCGCCAAGCGCCATCAGCGCTACATCGACAGCGGCCAGTTGAACCTGCACCTGTGGCGCGATGGCGACAACACCTATCACCTCAAGGGCATGTGGGTCGACGAGCGCTACACCTTGTTGACCGGCAACAACCTCAACCCGCGCGCCTTTCGCCTGGACCTGGAAAACGCCCTGTTGTTGGACGATCCCAAGGGCGAGCTGCTGGAACCTCGTCGGACCGAGCTTGAGCAGATCTATCGCCACACGCGTCGGATCGAGCGCTTCCTGGACCTTGAAAGCCTGCCGGATTACCCGGCCGCCGTTGCCAAGTTCCTGAAGCGGGTCAGCCGGGTGCGGATAGAACGGCTGCTTTACCGGATCCTGTGA
- a CDS encoding dolichol-phosphate mannosyltransferase gives MQQDPYVSVLIPAKNEAGNLIPLLEEVRAALADEAFEVIVVDDGSTDATAAQLRTLHNSGDYPQLRVLTHARSLGQSTSIHHAAEVARGHWLATLDGDGQNDPADLPGMIELVRGSEGQPGGVKLVAGHRVNRRDTASKRWASRFANKLRAGLLKDQTPDTGCGIKLMERQAFLRLPYFDHMHRFIPALIRRHNGRMLVQPVNHRERGAGVSNYGNLDRALVGILDLFGVWWLIKRTRLDVNAHETEV, from the coding sequence ATGCAGCAAGATCCCTATGTGTCGGTCCTGATTCCGGCGAAGAACGAAGCAGGCAACCTCATTCCGTTGCTCGAAGAGGTGCGTGCCGCATTAGCCGATGAAGCCTTCGAGGTCATCGTGGTGGACGACGGCAGCACCGACGCCACCGCCGCGCAATTGCGCACGCTGCACAACAGCGGCGACTACCCGCAATTGCGCGTGCTCACCCATGCCCGTTCCCTGGGGCAAAGCACGTCGATCCATCACGCTGCTGAGGTGGCGCGTGGGCATTGGTTGGCTACCCTCGACGGTGATGGCCAGAACGATCCGGCGGACCTGCCCGGGATGATTGAGCTGGTGCGCGGCTCCGAAGGCCAGCCAGGCGGCGTCAAGCTGGTGGCCGGGCACCGGGTCAACCGCCGCGACACGGCGAGCAAGCGCTGGGCGTCGCGATTTGCCAACAAGTTGCGCGCCGGCCTGCTGAAAGACCAGACGCCCGACACCGGTTGCGGCATCAAGTTGATGGAGCGCCAGGCGTTTCTGCGCCTGCCGTACTTCGACCACATGCACCGTTTCATTCCTGCGCTGATCCGCCGCCACAACGGCCGAATGCTGGTGCAGCCGGTCAACCACCGTGAGCGCGGGGCCGGGGTTTCCAACTACGGCAACCTCGACCGCGCCCTGGTGGGCATCCTCGATCTGTTTGGGGTGTGGTGGCTGATAAAGCGCACGCGGCTGGACGTCAACGCACACGAAACCGAGGTCTGA
- a CDS encoding 50S ribosomal protein L21 yields MSASSDVRPPLPPFTRESAIEKVRLAEDGWNSRDPQRVSLAYTLDTQWRNRAEFAHNREEAKAFLTRKWAKELDYRLIKELWAFTDNRIAVRYAYEWHDDSGNWFRSYGNENWEFDEHGLMANRFACINDMPIKESERKFHWPLGRRPDDHPGLSDLGL; encoded by the coding sequence ATGTCTGCCTCTTCCGACGTTCGCCCGCCTTTGCCGCCCTTCACCCGTGAATCGGCCATCGAGAAAGTCCGCCTGGCCGAAGACGGCTGGAATTCCCGCGATCCGCAGCGGGTGTCCCTGGCCTATACGCTGGACACCCAATGGCGCAACCGCGCCGAGTTCGCCCATAACCGCGAGGAAGCCAAGGCCTTCCTGACCCGCAAGTGGGCCAAGGAACTGGACTACCGACTGATCAAGGAACTCTGGGCGTTCACCGACAACCGCATCGCCGTGCGCTACGCCTACGAATGGCACGACGACTCGGGCAACTGGTTCCGCTCCTACGGCAATGAGAACTGGGAATTCGACGAGCACGGGTTGATGGCCAACCGCTTTGCCTGCATCAACGACATGCCGATCAAGGAAAGCGAGCGCAAATTCCACTGGCCCCTGGGCCGCCGCCCGGACGATCACCCGGGGTTGTCCGACTTGGGGTTGTAA
- a CDS encoding Lipid A biosynthesis, N-terminal, giving the protein MGRESIWLAVGFGGQLAFTGRFALQWLYSEYKKRSLIPVGFWYLSIVGSALLLAYAIYRQDPVFIVGQSFGFVVYLRNLQLIAKQAGQANHELDQKG; this is encoded by the coding sequence ATGGGCAGAGAATCGATATGGCTGGCGGTTGGCTTCGGCGGCCAGTTGGCCTTCACCGGGCGTTTCGCCCTGCAGTGGCTCTACAGCGAGTACAAAAAGCGCAGCCTGATCCCCGTAGGGTTCTGGTACTTGAGCATCGTCGGCAGTGCACTGTTGCTGGCCTATGCCATCTACCGTCAGGATCCGGTCTTCATCGTCGGCCAGTCGTTTGGCTTCGTGGTGTACCTGCGCAACTTGCAGTTGATCGCCAAGCAGGCCGGGCAGGCCAACCATGAATTGGATCAAAAGGGCTGA
- a CDS encoding ribosomal protein S3AE, with protein MTASIPIRPTCPPGVCDCQRDELLQTPGSDLRILCLNRQEEKRLLERLENIQSLDELQHLQQRLYENLGIRLSIEPGYNEVRTMRGIAIEFQAQAGLCRKIRQSIPSAIRRGLEKRPEIAWRLLDAHDLFRDA; from the coding sequence ATGACCGCGTCGATCCCGATCCGTCCCACCTGCCCGCCTGGCGTCTGTGATTGCCAACGCGATGAGTTGCTGCAAACGCCCGGCAGTGACTTGCGCATCCTTTGCCTGAACCGCCAGGAAGAAAAGCGCTTGCTCGAACGCCTGGAGAACATCCAGAGCCTTGACGAACTCCAGCACTTGCAACAGCGCTTGTACGAGAACCTCGGCATCCGCCTGAGCATCGAGCCCGGCTACAACGAAGTGCGGACCATGCGCGGTATCGCCATCGAGTTCCAGGCGCAAGCTGGACTGTGTCGCAAAATTCGCCAGTCGATCCCCAGCGCCATCCGCCGCGGGCTGGAAAAGCGCCCGGAAATCGCCTGGCGCCTGCTCGATGCCCACGACCTGTTTCGCGACGCCTAG